One Streptomyces sp. R28 DNA window includes the following coding sequences:
- a CDS encoding GlxA family transcriptional regulator, which produces MLKNVAAVLLDGVHPFELGVVCEVFGIDRSDEGLPTYDFAVVSAEGPTLDTHVGGLTVSTPHGLERLDDADLIAVPAGSDYVTRDYPPELLDSLVRAVDRGARVLSVCSGVFVLGAAGLLDGRRCSAHWRQAEELSRRHSEAIVEPDVLYVDDGPVITSAGTAAGIDACLHIVRQEQGPEVANKIARRMVVPPHRDGGQAQYIERPLPLSHCDTVGEVLAWMELHLDEEVTVEQLAERAHMSPRTFARRFQQETGTTPYRWILRQRVLLAQELLEATGETVDAIAGRTGFGTAAALRHQFVRALGTTPNAYRRTFQGPPAA; this is translated from the coding sequence ATGCTGAAGAACGTGGCCGCCGTCCTCCTCGACGGCGTGCACCCCTTTGAACTGGGCGTCGTCTGCGAGGTGTTCGGCATCGACCGCAGCGACGAGGGACTGCCCACGTACGACTTCGCCGTCGTCTCGGCGGAGGGACCGACGCTGGACACCCACGTCGGCGGGCTCACCGTCTCCACGCCGCACGGCCTGGAGCGGCTGGACGACGCCGACCTGATCGCCGTACCGGCCGGCAGCGACTACGTCACCCGGGACTATCCGCCCGAGCTGCTGGACTCCCTGGTCAGGGCCGTCGACCGGGGTGCGCGGGTGCTCAGCGTGTGCTCCGGCGTCTTCGTGCTGGGCGCGGCCGGGCTGCTCGACGGGCGGAGGTGCAGCGCGCACTGGCGGCAGGCCGAGGAGCTGTCCCGACGGCACTCGGAGGCGATCGTCGAGCCCGACGTGCTCTACGTAGACGACGGGCCCGTGATCACCAGCGCCGGCACCGCCGCCGGCATCGACGCCTGTCTGCACATCGTGCGGCAGGAGCAGGGCCCCGAGGTCGCCAACAAGATCGCCCGGCGGATGGTGGTCCCGCCGCACCGGGACGGCGGGCAGGCCCAGTACATCGAACGCCCGCTGCCCCTCTCGCACTGCGACACGGTCGGCGAGGTGCTGGCCTGGATGGAGCTGCACCTCGACGAGGAGGTCACCGTCGAGCAGCTCGCCGAGCGGGCGCACATGTCCCCGCGCACCTTCGCCCGCCGCTTCCAGCAGGAGACCGGGACGACCCCCTATCGCTGGATCCTGCGTCAACGGGTGCTGTTGGCACAGGAGTTGTTGGAGGCGACGGGCGAGACGGTGGACGCGATCGCCGGCCGGACAGGGTTCGGCACGGCGGCCGCACTGCGCCATCAGTTCGTACGGGCGCTGGGGACGACCCCGAACGCCTACCGACGGACGTTCCAGGGGCCCCCTGCAGCCTGA